In one window of Capra hircus breed San Clemente chromosome 28, ASM170441v1, whole genome shotgun sequence DNA:
- the DNA2 gene encoding DNA replication ATP-dependent helicase/nuclease DNA2, translated as MERVDELELLMEKSFWKEAEPPAELFQKKKVEASFSKIVLSRGMDNRYLVLAVNIVQSEEGNDEKHLIITASQSLEDKELCILRNDWCSVPVEPGDIIHLEGDCISDTWIIDEDFGYLILYPDMLISGTSIASSIRCMRRAVLSETFRSSDPATRQMLIGTLLHEVFQKAISDSFAPEKLQELASQTIQEIRHLKEMYRLKLNQDEIKQEVEEYLPSFSKWAGDFMHKHTSTDFPQMQLSLPSDGSNSNSTCNIEVINSLDIEESIWSPRFGLKGKIDVTVGVKIHRGCKTKYKIMPLELKTGKESNSIEHRSQLVLYTLLSQERRADPEAGLLLYLKTGQMYPVPAKHLDKRELLRLRNQMAFSLFHRINKSTGEEKTKLDPLPEIIEEQQTCKYCSQMGNCALYSRAVEQQMEDSSVPTSMWPKIKEETQHLKLTHLEYFSLWCLMLTLESQSKDNKRNYQHVWLMPASEMEESGSCIGSLIRTEHVKTVCDGQYLHNFQRKSGAIPITNLMAGDRIILSGEERTLFALSRGYVKEINSTAVTCSLDRNLSGLPESTLFRLDQEEKNCDIDTPLGNLSKLMENTPASQKLRDLIIDFREPQFISYLSSVLPHDAKDTVACILKGLNKPQRQAMKKVLLSKDYTLIVGMPGTGKTTTICTLVRILYACGFSVLLTSYTHSAVDNILLKLAKFKIGFLRLGQIQKVHPDIQKFTEEEICRSKSIKSLALLEELYNSQLIVATTCMGINHPIFSRKTFDFCIVDEASQISQPVCLGPLFFSRRFVLVGDHQQLPPLVLNREARALGMSESLFKRLEQNKNAVVQLTVQYRMNSKIMSLSNKLTYEGKLECGSDKVANAVINLPNFKDVKLELEFYADYSENPWLVGAFEPNNPVCFLNTHKVPAPEQVEKGGVSNIMEAKLVVFLTSVFIKAGCKPSDIGIIAPYRQQLKVINDLLAHSSVGMVEVNTVDRYQGRDKSIIVVSFVRSNEDGTLGELLKDWRRLNVAITRAKHKLILLGCVPSLSRYPPLGKLLNHLNSEKLIIDLPSGEHESLCHLLSDFQRK; from the exons ATTTCAGAAGAAGAAGGTGGAAGCTTCCTTTTCTAAGATAGTTCTGAGCCGAGGAATGGATAACCGGTACCTGGTATTAGCAGTCaatattgtacagagtgaagaagGAAACGATGAAAAGCACCTAATCATCACTGCTTCCCAGTCGCTAGAAGATAAAGAACTGTGTATCCTTAGGAATGACTG GTGCTCTGTACCAGTAGAGCCAGGGGACATCATTCATTTGGAGGGAGACTGCATATCCGATACTTGGATAATAGATGAAGATTTTGGATATTTGATTCTATATCCCGACATGCTGATTTCTGGCACAAGCATAGCCAGTAGTATTCGATGCATGAGAAGAGCTGTCCTGAGTGAAACATTCAGG agcTCTGATCCAGCCACACGCCAAATGCTGATTGGTACGCTTCTTCATGAAGTATTTCAAAAAGCAATAAGTGATAGTTTTGCCCCAGAAAAGCTACAAGAACTTGCTTCTCAAACTATTCAAGAAATAAGGCATCTGAAGGAAAT GTACCGCCTAAAATTGAATCAAGATGAAATAAAACAAGAGGTAGAGGAGTATcttccttcattttctaaatgggcTGGAGATTTCATGCATAAACATACTTCAACTGACTTCCCTCAGATGCAGCTCTCTCT gccaaGTGATGGTAGTAATAGTAATTCAACATGTAATATTGAAGTGATAAACTCACTGGATATTGAAGAAAGCATTTGGTCCCCTAGGTTTGGATTGAAGGGCAAAATAGATGTTACAGTTGGTGTGAAAATACATCGGGGATGTAAAACGAAATATAAGATAATGCCGTTGGAACTTAAAACTGGCAAAGAATCAAATTCTATTGAACACCGTAGTCAG CTTGTTCTGTATACGCTGCTAAGCCAAGAGAGGAGGGCTGACCCAGAGGCCGGCCTGCTTCTCTACCTAAAGACTGGCCAGATGTACCCTGTGCCTGCCAAGCATCTTGATAAAAGAG aATTATTAAGGCTAAGAAATCAGATGGCATTCTCTTTGTTTCACCGTATTAACAAATCTACtggagaggaaaagacaaagCTTGATCCTTTGCCAGAAATAATTGAGGAACAGCAAACCTGTAAATACTGTTCACAGATGGGCAACTGTGCTCTCTATAGCAG GGCGGTTGAACAACAGATGGAAGACAGTTCAGTCCCCACCAGCATGTGGcccaaaataaaagaagaaacccAGCATCTCAAGCTTACACACTTAGAGTATTTTAGCCTTTGGTGTCTAATGTTAACCCTGGAGTCTCAATCTAAGGATAATAAAAGAAACTACCAACATGTATGGTTAATGCCTGCTTCAGAAAT gGAGGAGAGTGGCAGCTGCATTGGGAGCCTGATTAGAACAGAACATGTAAAGACAGTTTGTGATGGACAGTATTTACATAATTTCCAGCGTAAAAGTGGAGCCATACCTATCACAAATCTAATGGCAGGTGACAGAATTATTTTAAGTGGAGAAGAGAGAACATTGTTTGCCTTGTCTAGGGGATacgtgaaggagatcaactcaaCAGCAGTAACCTGTTCGTTAGACAg GAACTTGTCAGGACTCCCAGAATCAACTTTGTTCAGATTggaccaggaagaaaaaaattgtgaTATAGATACCCCATTAGGAAATCTTTCTAAACTGATGGAAAATACTCCTGCCAG ccAAAAACTTCGAGATTTAATCATTGACTTTCGTGAACCACAGTTTATATCCTACCTCAGTTCTGTTCTTCCACATGATGCAAAGGACACAGTTGCCTGCATTCTGAAAG gTTTGAATAAGCCTCAGAGGCAAGCCATGAAAAAGGTACTTCTTTCAAAAGACTACACCCTCATCGTGGGTATGCCGGGAACAGGAAAAACAACTACAATATGTACTCTT GTAAGAATTCTCTATGCCTGTGGTTTTAGTGTTTTGTTGACCAGCTATACACACTCTGCTGTTGACAATATTCTTTTGAAGTTAGCAAAGTTTAAAATTGGATTTTTGCGCTTGGGCCAGATTCAGAAGGTACACCCAGATATCCAAaaatttacagaggaggaaatttgCAGATCAAAGTCCATTAAATCTTTAGCTCTTCTAGAAGAACTCTACAATAGTCAA cttATAGTTGCAACAACATGTATGGGAATAAACCATCCCATATTTTCTcgtaaaacttttgatttttgTATAGTGGATGAAGCCTCTCAAATTAGCCAGCCTGTTTGCCTAGGGCCACTTTTTTTTTCACGGAGATTTGTGTTGGTGGGGGACCATCAGCAGCTTCCTCCCCTGGTGCTAAACCGTGAAGCAAG AGCTCTTGGCATGAGTGAAAGCTTATTCAAGAGGCTGGAGCAGAATAAGAATGCAGTTGTACAGTTAACTGTGCAATACAGAATGAACAG TAAAATTATGTCCTTAAGTAATAAACTGACATACGAAGGAAAGCTGGAGTGTGGATCAGATAAAGTGGCCAACGCAGTGATAAACCTACCTAACTTTAAAGATGTAAAGCTGGAACTGGAGTTTTATGCTGATTATTCAGAAAATCCTTGGCTGGTTGGAGCATTCGAGCCAAACAATCCTGTCTGTTTTCTTAATACACACaag GTTCCAGCACCAGAACAAGTTGAAAAGGGAGGTGTCAGTAATATAATGGAAGCCAAACTCGTTGTTTTCCTGACCTCAGTTTTTATTAAG GCTGGTTGTAAACCCTCTGATATTGGTATCATTGCACCATACAGGCAGCAGTTAAAGGTCATCAATGACCTATTGGCACATTCTTCTGTTGGGATGGTTGAAGTTAATACAGTTGACAGGTACCAAGGAAGAGACAAAAGTATCATTGTAGTATCTTTTGTTAGAAGCAATGAAGATGGAACT CTTGGTGAACTGTTGAAAGATTGGCGACGTCTTAACGTTGCTATAACCAGAGCTAAACATAAGCTGATTCTCCTGGGATGCGTGCCCTCACTAAGCCGCTATCCTCCCTTGGGGAAGCTACTTAATCATCTAAACTCAGAAAAATTG atcattgATCTTCCATCAGGAGAACATG